The DNA region CTTGTCGCAAAAGGGATCATATACCGATTCCTGTATGGTGACAGAAATCCTCCAGTGTGTACGGGGCTTGAGAAGTAATAAGGACACATTTATCTGAACCAttttaaagacactgaagcgaaaaaaaaattatatcatcatgaattggttgtgtagcagggataattactagaacattggtagaaaaaaaatattcttatatttttattttcagttatacagcttttttttataacattgcatcattctctaatacttgcagtatacacattaatcagcattctaaaagtttttgcagaacaggcagtgaacttttgacctgtcctcaactgttttctgcaaaagaaaaacaaaatacagttgagataacctaatcagaagtcagagctcaatggctatttgcatagataacaactggagtttcttaactcttcctgtactggaaacaaatattagacttatgtctctgctcctaaaggcccatacacacgtcggatttgcgcgaacgacgggtcgtttgaacgttccgtcgttcgcacgtttccgcatgaaatccggcgtgtgtacagactatcgttcgggagataagactggttaccagcgatctgcccggcggatcgttggtaaccagtcttatctcccgaacgatagtctgtacacacgccggatttcatgcggaaacgtgcgaacgacggaacgttcaaacgacccgtcgttcgcgcaaatccgacgtgtgtatgggccttaatgctttatttcttagctgtactacacaacaaattcattatatcatcataatttttttttcgcttcagtgtctctttaaagtgtattgGCACAGTAATGGAGCAATTGTTCATGGTGACTAATCAGAATCCTTAATCTGAACACCTGCTCTATTTTTGCACCAGGTCCACTCCAATTTTCTTAGCGCTGGCAGCAAAAGATTTAAATGTTTCTTTAATCCTCAGCCACTGGCTCATACCTACTCTTATGTGCAtatttctttttgttttctttaggcTTGGAAGAAAAATCTCGACTTGGTTTACTTTCCGAACACGTGACCTTACTGTACAAAACTGGAGGGATCCGCTTCAAAAACCACCAAGGTGCCAGCCGGCACAAAGTCTGCTTTGTCACACTTTCAACGGATGCCACTAAAAGACATAAAAAATGACCCCAATATAAGTTCAGATCTGCGTGCATCTCTGGGTACATCGAAGCAGCCGAAAAAAGACCCAGAATGCAAGGCTATTACAAGACTCAAAGCAGCTGGCCAACATTTAGGACTGAATACCTGCTCTGACTACAAGATAAGCTTGAATACCTGCATGCCGCCTGTTGAATCGAACACAGAGGGCTTGATACAGACGACTGTAGAAACCGTTCCTCCTAAAGGTGCTTCTGAAAGTGTAATGCCGTATTCTCCTGAGAACCATTCATTATCGAAGTTAAGCTTCTTCACAGACCCGACCACCAGCCGTGAAACAGAGGGCCATGATATGACCTTTGATTGCACCAATAAATATTTCAGCACGCCTCTGCCATCCAGTGGCAGAGCTAGGAAGAAATTGTCTCCTGTTATGGAAGTGGATGTAGAGTCAAGCACACAGCAAGAAATGGAGGTCAAAGAATCTACAGCTGATGTGATGAACGGTCAACAGGATGGGGGTGCATTGTCAAGTGAAAGTCccacgccggcactgctgtatagGAGTTTTTTTGGTTTGGAATGCCTAGAAATAGCAAATAAACTTAAAGGCTCAGAGTCTAAGAAGAGTCCGGAGAAGAGGAAAGCTGATGATATGGATGTCTCTGCCATTGATGCTGAGCCTCCTCCCAACGACTTTGCCTCCTTTACACCCATGAAGTCTATGCTGGCCAACGAGATTTCCAGTGATGACATCAGCATGGCAAACAGTCCAGTCAAAGATGTATCCTTAGGGGTCGGCCTGTTGGATTTGGAGAAAATGGAGATGGAGGTCTGTTCTTTTGACTTTTCACTATGTGCCAACAAAAGCAGCAGGGGGCAATTTTTGAATGATTCTTTGAGAGAACCTTATTCAGGCAAAAGAGCGGGTAGCCCATGTGCTATAAAGAGGCAAAAAATGGATCCCTTGTCATGTGACAAAGATGAAGCATTGGAGTTGGATTCTGTTCACCTTTCCCCCAGCAATCTGAGTTCATTTTGTGTCACTAGGGAGAAAATTAAATCTCCTAATGAAAATCTGACTTTTAAAGGTGAGCACAGTCCTTCAACAAGCATAACGAAGAAGTTGCTTGCATATAGTGAAGCTGATGCCTTGAGTGttgaaacagatgtaaacaagaaGTGTTCGAGCACTACACAAGAGATCGATGATCCTCTTTTTACTAATATCACTTGGGAAGCTCCTACCAACCTATCCTATCATATCCGATTAACACCTAAATCATCATTGTCTCCAAGTGCCACCCAAGACATTGCTGTAACGTACAATGAATCCCCTAGGGGTAATACCACCCAAGTGTTGGCGGAACCCTCCTCAGTGTTTGCTAATGTAACCCAAGATATTGTCCTAGCAAATGAGGTCTCGGCCGCCAATAAAACTGAAGTATTGGGATTGTTTTCACCCTCTTTTGCAAATAAAACCCAAGAAATTTGTGTGGTGCCCAATGTCTGTATAGCCAACGTCACTCAAGTGTTAGGAACATCCATATCCTCTTCTGCTAATACCACCCAGGATATTgcagtggtgcattatggggcttcTACAGCCAATACAACCCAAGAGTTGGGGGCACCATCCTCAGCAGTTGCAAATATCACTCAAGACAATGCATCACTGTATGATGGTGCTATTGCAACCAGTACAACCCACGTGGTGGCACCAATCTTGGTATCTGCAAATACATCCCAAGATATTGCTGCAATGTACAATGAGGTCCCTACAGCCAATACCACCCAAACGTTAGAATTTTCTTATCTGTCATCTAACAGAACCCAAGAAATTGCAGAACTGCAGGAAGTGTGTACATCAAACATTAACCAGGTGTTAGGAGAGTCAACATCATCTTCAAATACCACCCAGGACATTGCAGTGATGAACAATGGGGCTTCAAATACCATCCAGGCGTTGGAGGCACCAACCTCGGCATCTGCAAATACTACCCAAGACACTGCTGTAGTTCATGAGAGTTGTACAGCTAACACCACCCAATTTTTGGGGCCTTCCACATCCTTTTCTAACACCACACAAGATATTGCAGTGGAGCATGTTTCTACAACTAATACACCCCAAACTTTGAAGACCTTGCCCTCAAGGTCTGGTAATGCAACACAAGACATTGATGCTGTCTACAATGAGGTCTTTACAACTAATACTATTCAAGTGCTGGGAATACCAACCTTAACATCTGCTGATACCCCCCAGGACATTATGTCAGTGCATGATGAGGTCTATACCATCAATATTGCCCAGGTGATGGGGGTACCATTTTCCACTAATGCTGATACCTCCCAAGATATTGCAGTGGATCATCATGGTATATCTACTGTCAATACTACCCAAGATATGGGAGTGGCATCTGCTTCTGCCAATACCACCCATGACATGTCAACAGTACATCATGTCACTGTACCCTCCATTCCACTGGTGAGCATGgcatctccaatgcctaacagcaTTCAGGATATCAAATTGACCCACAAGGCGGACTATAATTCTCAAGTGATAGTCACAATACCACAGTCCACTGGAAGTACCAATCTGCAGATGGCATCCAGCCGTGAAGTGAAACCTCCAGAAACGGAGGTTATCCAAGCTCTCCCTAAAGACTCTGAAAGCGTTCCACAGGGTATTCTTACAGTACACCATGTGAGAATAGAGGAAGAGGCTGCTGAGAAAACAGACAATATTGCTTCAGCTAGTGGTGAAAAACTTAAACTCCACACTAGTTTGTCAAGTGATGTTTCTTCTATGCATGATGGCAATACTGGTGGTACCCTTGTTACAATTCTTGAAATTCAGTCCTGTACCCTGCCACACACCATATCAAAGGATTATTCTGCCATAGACCGAGCACCATCTTCAAGTGCTGATGGTGTTGGGATCTCCACTCAGTTGCCAGATAAACCTCGAGAGGTCCAAGACCAAGTACGGTCTTCAAAGGAAGTTTTTAGCTTTAAAGCTGAAGTAGTGGCTTCTGCATCAGCTGCTGACAAAACTCTCTCCGCATCAGTAAAGGACTCTCAGAATAATTCTGTTAGCCATCTTGTTTCCACAAAGGAAGCCATGTTGCTtgatggagctaatgttatgCAGGTTGATGCTCCAGAAGACCAAATGCCTGCAGCCGACGTTTCTCCGGAATTTGTTGGTCTGCGCACGTTGGGTTGCTCGTCTATGCAATGTAAACCAGATCTCGACCAGGAAGACAAGATGGCCACAAATGAAGGAAATTGCATAACTGGTGGCACTGTTATTGGTTCTGCTCAAATCAAATCCTCGGGCCCCCAAGAGTCAAATGGTCATTTTTTGATGTCTGAGTCCTTTAGCATGATTCAAGCAGAGGATAATCTTCATGATGTCAGTGTGTTTTCAGCCAGCTCTCTTTCCTTTATCACTTCTACGCCCGTTACAGGACTAGCCAATTTTCAGTTTCAGAAATCCCACGCAGATTGTCCACTACCAGAATCCAATATTGGCTGTGCGGTTGAGGAGCAAGGTAAAGTAGCTTCAGCAGAACCGTGTGCAATCACAAAGCCCATGCTAGCAGGGCTGACTGGAGGGACTGGTAGCCAAAAACTCATAGTGGAGTTATCTGTGCTCCCACCTGATGGCCAAAGAAATATGCTGCCTCCTCAGGGCTCAGGTATACCTTCTGTACGTCGGGCATTGGTGTTGCCTTCTAGTTCCACTGCACTAAGTCAAGCAAAAGACTCCAAACTTCCTAAAACTACAACGGGAATTCCTTTAAAAGGAGTACTGAATAACTTACCAAGACCTAGTTTGGGTAACCCTAAGCAAAACCTACCTGGAAGTATGGCCTCCGTTAAGCTTGTAGGAAGTCGTTTAAAGACTCCAAGAGGTGCTACTGCAAAGGTAAGTTTGAGAAACTATTCATAGCAGAGACATCATGAACAGTTCAAAGTAAACAAAATTATTTGTTCTTGGATAGATCAGTCTATCAAGTATAGCATAGGTGGGTACCCCAACTCGTTAACATAAACCCTGCAAATGTACTTATTTCAGTACAACTAAAAGCAGATCACTGCAGATATATGTGAGCTGCAAGGTTTACATCAAGGCTTTCTATAACTGTTCTCTTATGCTACACTGAGTGTATCTACAAGTGAGTAAATGGGTGTTGTTGTGGTGGATTTGTGCACTGCAGAGTTTGCATGGTTGTCTGCCTCTTTTAAGCAGCCACAGGCAGCTTCTGTGAGCCTGTTTTCCCATATGTATGTACTGCTGTATATGTACCACCTGTTCATACTTTCACTATTCGAGTAGGATTACAGGTGCTGCTTAATCTCGTTATGGCTTCTGGAAAACCTCAGAGGGAAAAACTGGGCAGCAGGAGCCATCTTAAGTCAGGGATGTCAGAACCTCCAGTGAAGGGCTGAGGTCCtcgcatacactttttttttttttttttttttgcaaagctcAAATCGAGGATTGGGTAACGATTGTACAATCAAGgagaacacatttctcagtctATATCCTAAACCCTGGCCCCTGAGTACTGGGGTTCTCCACCCGTGCTCTAAGTGTAGTAGATTAGTAGTTAGCTGTATAGaataagctcatggtgaaccagaacttctaggggtgtgtgtgtgttcatggcCTCTCATCTATCTGCATACATGTCCGGCTGAAAGGAGTATTGTAATGTCCTgacagatctcctgctttctttcatctgctatgccccaatctatcaacacctttttcaccctatgtggcgtgtCCCCGCTTGAAGGGGAGGTGAAAAATAACACCAGCCCAACTTCGGTTAaacccaggccttggaggtgcaaggtatagcagctgaggcctagaaagccagagtaccaccagaacaaagactatgcagctgggtaaTATTAGAtagtggaagaggttacacaatcGCCCCAGGAGTTATAGACAAGGGAGCAAGatcgcagctctgagcttccaatAACAGccacaaataagacacaatggttgctcagggcgACCGCAGCCCTGAGCCACTAATGCCCAGCACAATGAGTAACAAGACAGATAACAGACAGACAAAAGGAATGCTTGCCAGCAAACACACTGGTTGCTCAGGGTGACTGCAGCCCTGAGCCTCTGACTAACAAGACAAACAGactgaatgcttgccaatctaatcacTTCCCCAGTGATGgcaagcatccacactgactTGGACAAAACAAACAGGTAGGAGCATAATTAATAGCGACCGCTGCTACAGTCCTGTCCACAGGAACAGAgcaagcaggaatactaccagtcaccaatgtggtgaaGGAAATTTCCCACTAACCGGAAGATAAAGACCTCACTGTACCCCCGCGGGTGCAGTGAACGTCCAGGCAGGCAAGACTAGataatgcaatacaatacaaCTTTCACACcatggacccagcaacaactctGGCAAGCTGTACGCTATGTCAGCCATTGggaacagacatgcaaattcccacacagctgaatggtaatcatgcaatcctgtgctacactgattgaggctgcaagctgcctgtgaatggaaaggaTTCTCATtacaagtgcatgcctgattatgcaaccacatgcatgttagaaatccacagctgtctggctgcagtgcaactgcagcaagccataggctgattcatgacaacatcctgggctactctgaactgcagagtgattgcaaatagcAATGACTCTCAttgcaaatgcaaacaaaaccaagcaaccaaatgcaggttgcttggttttgtttgcatttgcaaTGTCTGAAATCCAATCGATTTTtgcaagtgaacagaaaatcaattggacatcagattggacatgttggaaataatgcaTCTTCCAGAAAATCTCAACGTGTACCTGCATAATTCTTGCTCTTCCTTATGCTACATGAATGTATGCCCCCAACAGCGATCAATCGCTACTAGCGGTGGGTGGCAGTCCTTCGAGCCCTGGTATTTTTGCTTTTTTCCAGCATATGTTCTTAAAGCTGAAATACCATTTTGTGTGTTACCTtctagaggtgcgtacacacatgcgactatagtcgtttgtaacgatcgttccccgatctttaccaacgacgatcgttacaaaaaacgaaccaccgactattaaggcaaacgacgaacaagccaaatcgctacaaaagttctgtctcggcggattttaaccaacgacgatcgcttgcaaaagtagtacatagtTGAACGGTCGttagtactaggcttgacatgcgcatttcacaatttctccgtgaaacttctcatttttatgcgcaggcgcaatagttgctttatgtgatgtaacgttcgttctaactatcagatcattacacacattttaaaactaactttacttaggtcgttctttcatcaattaaaagttcgtaggtcgttctcaacgaacgatcgttgtcgcatgtgtgtacgtagcataggaACTGAACTTTGCTAATTGGATTCACCCAGTGCACAGATCTGCTTGCTATAGAGTTGCATCAGTGTGTTCTGTTAACAGTAGCAACTACACTAAGGCAATGAGAATTTACAGTGAGACATGCAAAACAGCAGATAAACTAGGGgatgacacggggggggggggggggggtgcatgaacAGATGCCAGGTAATCCACAAAAGCTACTGTAGTATTGATCTGTTTTGTCTAAAGTGAATAACAAACTTTGTTTTAGTACATTAAAGTATCAACTGCCTGATGCTTTGTCTTTGACTCAATGTTTTGTTCTGGTTTGTGCATACCATGTACAGGAAACCCCTACAGCTACACCATCACAGCTACCCGCCCTGTCTTCAGTGGGGAAGCAGCCTTCCCAGCTGCGTGCACCTATTCCCAGGCGTCTCTCAGTAGGCGTCCATGGCGCTGTTACAAAGTTACGGGATCCCGCGAGTGAAGGAGGTGCTGGCATGCGTCCACCTCCGCCCTCTGGTGAGTAACTGTGGCAGTCAGTGTGTTAAggaaggttgaaggaggaagaatgtttgcttaaaaaagaaaaacaaattgaaGCTGAGTtgtgagaccgctggtacagaaacggcggaaTACTGAAAATCGCCACACATACCTGTCGCAACCGCCGCATGTTGGGATCCTGAGCCACccactctgcctgtctctgactgcagggttcctgtgagctggtcaggagcggcttacattgaaagatggccaggagccaatgaaatcggcttctgacccgctcacagggctctgccgtcatagagaaagGCAGAGCGAGTGATCTGCGGGGATTGAGCGACGGAAACAGCGGATGCGtgcagctaattgaaatctacgccctgccagccaggagcccaacaaaacagggcgtagatttcaattagctcgatccttaaagaggaactgtcgtgaaaatcttacaatttaaaaatgcatcaaaataagaagtgcatttctcccagagtgaaatgagccataaattacttttctcctatgttgctgtcacttacagtaggtagtagaaatctgagagattttttttcttttttaaagcacttagtgaatggcagttggtctgtccaactgccaaaaaagtgtgcagcgagcagggaggctggccaacatcattgtataaatctttttcaggaagtgtctttataaagaataaaggccatgctaagaatcccccatgaagagatcgcctaatccaaaacctgtcagtaatgtcagatttctactacctactgtaagtgacagcaacatgggagagaagtaatttatggctcattttactctggtagaaatgtacttcttatttttgttttttacattttgattttCGCTAcccttcctctttaacctccctggcggtaagcccaagctgagcacgggctatgccgccgggaggcaccgctgggccgatttgcaccctggggggtactcgcctcgggtgggggaagcctccggatcctaatgaggcttcccacgccgtcctccgtccctcaggggtctcgctgcagccctccgtgaaagatgacgtcaatatttaccttcccggctcctgcgcaggcgctcagacggctgtcggctccgaactacacggaaatacccgatcgccgtcgggtctactctactgcgcaggtgcaagtttccggcgcctgcgcagtagagcagacccgactgagatcgggtatttccgtgtagttcgcagcggaaagcagccacagcgcccccgctggagccagcaaaggtaaatattgattttacagttgggtctgtcgccggctgttcggagggctgctgcgagacccccgtgggacagaggacggcgtgggaagcctcattaggatccggaggcttcccccacccgaggtgagtaccccccaggggatgtttttgaggttacagagtctctttaaatcaatcACTGACTTAATTTAGAAATGAATATTGTAGAAAAATAAGCTGTTTTATACATTACGTTATTATGTGTGACTGTGACATATTAATTTCTCTATAGTAAATTGACCTCTATATTACCCGTTGTCTGCATGTCCTCTACAGGGGTCCGATCTGGTCTTCCAAAGCCAAGAAGTTCAACTctgcgtcctcctctgcctctaaaacaatCTCCAAAGCTGAAATCGATTATCACAGGCAAGTCACTGAGTGAAAGGAATAAAAATAAGGGGAACAGGaaaataccttatatactcgcgtataagcctaatttgtcAGCACAaaaaggtgctgaaaagttaccccctcggcttatatgcaagtccagtggagcagaatggacggtgagcaggttttgttactggcagaggagcgtaaggattgtgcaccagtgatcctgcgcttcctgctgtctctgtgccctccatcccctgcaacatggtgtgcagagtgcgctgctcaagactacctgtgtcccccagcttgtggagcagagcgtgcaagctATGTGTCAGCGGGGAAATgagcagggattcttcctgtgtggaaaTCAGTGTCTCATATCTGACACCatttagtggcgtcttgagacaccgCTTAGGGcacatatggggaggggggctgacatgtattggggagggagcttatatgtgagtcaaccACTTTTCCCTGgttcctgagggaaaagtgggcaccttggcttatacatgggtcagcttatatgcaagtatatatggtattGTTCCATGACAACACAGGATTTTTATGTG from Hyperolius riggenbachi isolate aHypRig1 chromosome 11, aHypRig1.pri, whole genome shotgun sequence includes:
- the LOC137538068 gene encoding serine-rich adhesin for platelets-like, yielding MPLKDIKNDPNISSDLRASLGTSKQPKKDPECKAITRLKAAGQHLGLNTCSDYKISLNTCMPPVESNTEGLIQTTVETVPPKGASESVMPYSPENHSLSKLSFFTDPTTSRETEGHDMTFDCTNKYFSTPLPSSGRARKKLSPVMEVDVESSTQQEMEVKESTADVMNGQQDGGALSSESPTPALLYRSFFGLECLEIANKLKGSESKKSPEKRKADDMDVSAIDAEPPPNDFASFTPMKSMLANEISSDDISMANSPVKDVSLGVGLLDLEKMEMEVCSFDFSLCANKSSRGQFLNDSLREPYSGKRAGSPCAIKRQKMDPLSCDKDEALELDSVHLSPSNLSSFCVTREKIKSPNENLTFKGEHSPSTSITKKLLAYSEADALSVETDVNKKCSSTTQEIDDPLFTNITWEAPTNLSYHIRLTPKSSLSPSATQDIAVTYNESPRGNTTQVLAEPSSVFANVTQDIVLANEVSAANKTEVLGLFSPSFANKTQEICVVPNVCIANVTQVLGTSISSSANTTQDIAVVHYGASTANTTQELGAPSSAVANITQDNASLYDGAIATSTTHVVAPILVSANTSQDIAAMYNEVPTANTTQTLEFSYLSSNRTQEIAELQEVCTSNINQVLGESTSSSNTTQDIAVMNNGASNTIQALEAPTSASANTTQDTAVVHESCTANTTQFLGPSTSFSNTTQDIAVEHVSTTNTPQTLKTLPSRSGNATQDIDAVYNEVFTTNTIQVLGIPTLTSADTPQDIMSVHDEVYTINIAQVMGVPFSTNADTSQDIAVDHHGISTVNTTQDMGVASASANTTHDMSTVHHVTVPSIPLVSMASPMPNSIQDIKLTHKADYNSQVIVTIPQSTGSTNLQMASSREVKPPETEVIQALPKDSESVPQGILTVHHVRIEEEAAEKTDNIASASGEKLKLHTSLSSDVSSMHDGNTGGTLVTILEIQSCTLPHTISKDYSAIDRAPSSSADGVGISTQLPDKPREVQDQVRSSKEVFSFKAEVVASASAADKTLSASVKDSQNNSVSHLVSTKEAMLLDGANVMQVDAPEDQMPAADVSPEFVGLRTLGCSSMQCKPDLDQEDKMATNEGNCITGGTVIGSAQIKSSGPQESNGHFLMSESFSMIQAEDNLHDVSVFSASSLSFITSTPVTGLANFQFQKSHADCPLPESNIGCAVEEQGKVASAEPCAITKPMLAGLTGGTGSQKLIVELSVLPPDGQRNMLPPQGSGIPSVRRALVLPSSSTALSQAKDSKLPKTTTGIPLKGVLNNLPRPSLGNPKQNLPGSMASVKLVGSRLKTPRGATAKETPTATPSQLPALSSVGKQPSQLRAPIPRRLSVGVHGAVTKLRDPASEGGAGMRPPPPSGVRSGLPKPRSSTLRPPLPLKQSPKLKSIITGLTVKVQKETSALGLHKDQVSVKGDGISGRRQIKQASSGGPVTVEKSVASRAGGKPTAQTVQETAELSERIQVVEENLDPPVTPHESAKPEICQKSCKFCCAKIEELLRENEDLKKRLGLKTN